One window from the genome of Natronomonas pharaonis DSM 2160 encodes:
- a CDS encoding DUF7556 family protein has product MSQNPATPVTVSDCEVMASVDDGDDGEQLVIAELCRDGAYLTMPTSSTVAVDEWR; this is encoded by the coding sequence ATGTCACAGAACCCGGCCACGCCGGTGACGGTTTCGGACTGTGAGGTTATGGCTTCGGTCGACGACGGCGATGACGGCGAGCAGCTCGTCATCGCGGAGCTTTGCCGGGACGGAGCCTATCTCACGATGCCGACCTCGTCGACGGTCGCCGTCGACGAGTGGCGGTAG
- a CDS encoding DNA-directed DNA polymerase II small subunit — MPQEAPARIARELASHGYTADREAITLLARADDTATALLVAVEATPDDALKLTADDVRAALDEGGPTARRDPISEGDDGASPDDPETTTSSASSGAVSDGSDAGEQAQEASQPEPVPDAADDDPSPVETEDGSGGVGQSGRNEHPSSSAAEPATAAESGGEPPVETEGSSEASTRERNTDQSLRDLDIGNDMTGRSTGTGEYDDFVATFRDRYERLSKTLKGRVNHRNASALEASPGGGEAEMVGMVSDIRSTASGHWLIELEDTTGVFPCMILKDRDIAGLVDELLYDEVVAVEGTLSDDGSIMFVDDLYFPDVPRTHEPSTADRHVEAALISDVHVGSQEFMADAWERFAAWLHTDEAANIEYLLIAGDMVEGVGVYPDQDEELDIVDIFDQYEQFSERLKSVPGDIEIVMIPGNHDAVRLAEPQPGFDEELRSIMTAHDAQIASNPAVVTLEGVSVLMYHGVSLDEVIAEMPDAKASYDDPHLAMFQLLKKRHVAPQFGGHTRLAPEQQDYLVMDEVPDIFHTGHVHKLGWGQYRNVLAVNSGCWQAQTDFQKSVNIDPDAGFAPVVDLGSLDMTVHKFS; from the coding sequence GTGCCGCAGGAAGCGCCGGCCCGCATCGCCCGCGAACTCGCCAGCCACGGCTACACGGCCGACCGCGAGGCGATAACGCTGCTTGCCCGTGCTGACGACACTGCCACGGCGCTGCTTGTCGCTGTCGAGGCAACGCCGGACGACGCGCTGAAACTCACTGCCGACGATGTCCGCGCCGCCCTTGACGAGGGTGGGCCAACCGCTCGCCGGGACCCCATTTCGGAGGGGGACGACGGCGCCAGCCCGGACGACCCCGAAACGACCACCTCGAGTGCCTCATCCGGAGCTGTTTCGGACGGCTCCGATGCCGGCGAGCAGGCACAGGAAGCCTCGCAGCCGGAGCCGGTCCCCGACGCTGCCGATGACGACCCGTCTCCAGTTGAAACTGAGGATGGTAGTGGCGGAGTCGGGCAGTCTGGTAGAAATGAACACCCCTCTTCTTCGGCTGCAGAACCCGCCACCGCCGCTGAATCTGGGGGAGAACCTCCAGTTGAAACAGAGGGGTCAAGTGAGGCGTCCACACGGGAACGGAACACGGACCAGTCGCTCCGCGACCTCGACATCGGCAACGACATGACCGGTCGGTCGACCGGAACCGGGGAGTACGACGACTTCGTGGCGACCTTCCGGGACCGCTACGAGCGCCTCTCGAAGACGCTGAAAGGACGGGTCAACCACCGCAACGCCTCTGCGTTGGAGGCGAGTCCGGGCGGCGGCGAAGCCGAGATGGTCGGGATGGTCTCGGATATCCGCTCTACCGCGTCCGGACACTGGCTTATCGAACTCGAAGACACCACCGGCGTCTTCCCCTGCATGATACTGAAAGACCGGGACATCGCCGGGCTCGTCGATGAACTCCTCTACGATGAGGTCGTCGCGGTTGAGGGGACACTCTCCGATGACGGTTCCATCATGTTCGTCGACGACCTCTACTTCCCGGACGTGCCGCGGACCCACGAGCCGTCGACGGCCGACCGCCATGTCGAGGCAGCGTTGATAAGCGACGTACACGTCGGTAGCCAGGAGTTCATGGCCGACGCATGGGAACGGTTCGCCGCGTGGCTCCATACCGACGAAGCGGCGAACATCGAGTATCTGCTCATCGCCGGCGACATGGTCGAAGGAGTCGGCGTCTACCCGGACCAAGACGAGGAACTTGACATCGTCGACATCTTCGACCAGTACGAGCAGTTCTCGGAGCGGCTGAAATCGGTTCCGGGCGACATCGAGATCGTGATGATTCCCGGCAACCACGACGCCGTCAGGCTCGCCGAACCCCAACCTGGCTTCGACGAGGAGCTCCGGTCGATAATGACCGCCCATGACGCACAGATTGCGTCCAACCCCGCTGTCGTCACGCTGGAGGGCGTTTCGGTGCTGATGTACCACGGCGTCTCGCTCGATGAGGTCATCGCCGAGATGCCCGACGCGAAGGCCAGCTACGACGACCCACATCTGGCGATGTTTCAGCTATTGAAAAAGCGCCACGTCGCCCCACAGTTCGGCGGCCACACACGGCTCGCCCCCGAACAGCAGGACTACCTCGTTATGGACGAGGTGCCGGATATCTTCCATACCGGCCACGTCCACAAGCTCGGCTGGGGACAGTACCGGAACGTGCTGGCGGTCAACTCCGGCTGCTGGCAGGCCCAGACCGATTTCCAAAAGAGCGTCAACATCGACCCCGACGCCGGCTTCGCGCCGGTCGTCGACCTCGGCTCCCTCGATATGACGGTCCACAAGTTCTCATAG